From Chloracidobacterium thermophilum B:
CTGCTGTTTGTCGTTCCCATTCTGGCGGCTACGGCTTTGGTTCTGGTGCGCGCCTTCGGGACGGCCCCGACCGTGCTCAGGGAAGGGAATCTCACGGTGTTGGCGTTGCTTGCCTACCTGGGGGCGACGGCGGCCTTCGTCATGTGGATGCTGGGACGCGAGTCGCTGCTTCAGCGCATCGGCATCGGCACGATGGCCTTTGGCTACGTCATGAACCTTGCCGCGTGGGGCATCCGGTGGATTGAGTACATCGAGTTTGAGAAGACCAAGCCGGCGATGCAGGCCATCTGGCACACGCTGCCGCTGATGGAAAAGATTACGCATACCTATCCGCTCAACAACCTCTACGACATCGGGCTGGCTTTTACGGGTTTTGCCGTGCTTTCCAGCCTCATCCTGACCACGCAGGACAAATACCGTTTCATCGGCGCTGTGACGATGCCGCTGGCGGCGCTGACGCTCACGCTCGTCGTCTTTCTGGGCAGCGAAGTGACCACGTTGCAACCCATTTTGCGCAGCTACTGGCGTCCGATTCACGTCAGCATTGCGGCCATCAGCTACGGCGTCTGTCTTGTCAGCTTTGGCATCGCGCTGCTGTATCTGCTCAAGGATGGAGTGCGGATCGAAAGCATGGCGTTGTGCGTGGCGATCTTCGGGCTTGTCACCTACGCCACGATTGGCGACTTCAAGGTGCTGACGACCGGCACGTACGGGTTGGGTGTCCGCTGGATGGGCAGCGGCCTCAACCTGTCCGGCGGCGGCGCGCTGCGGGCGACACTGCCTGGTGTGGGGACGCTCATGCAGCTTGGCTGGCTGGTGTATGCCGCCGCCGGCATCGCGCTGGCGGTCTATTTCTTCCGCAATGACCAACTGGCGCGGCAGTGGGGCAATCGCCTCATGGTGGCGGCGCTCATTGTGCAGGTGCTCATCTTTGGCGCCATTTTCTACCGGATGAAGTCGCCGATGGACATCAATGCGGCCATTCATCCGGGGCAGCATCAGGCGTTTGGGGCCTGGCTGGCGAAGCGTTCCGACATTGACCCGGCGACGCTCGCCCCACAGCAGCTTCAGGCGGAAGGCGCGCGCTGGCTGAACCAGAATGCCAGTGCCCTGGAAATCAGCTTCAACTCAAATCCGGTCGAGCTGGCGACCATTCTCACCCTCATTGCCTGTACGGTCTTTGTCGTCCTGTTTGCCTGGCGCGGTGCGGCGATGCTCGAAAAACTGCCGAGTCTCGACACGCTCGACGATCTGACCTACAAGACGGTTTCGGTTGCTTTTCCGCTGCTGCTGATGATGCTGGTGACGGGGGCGGTCTGGGCGAATGAGTCGTGGGGGACGTACTGGAGCTGGGACCCGAAGGAGACCTGGGCGCTTGTGACCTGGCTGGCCTATGCGGGGTATCTCCACACGCGGATCGTGCACGGGTGGAAGGGGCGCACCTCGGCTTACTTTGCCGTTCTGGGCTTTATCTTCGTGCTGTTCACCTACCTGGGCGTGAGTTTCCTGCTACCGGGGCTGCATTCCTACGCTGGCGTGGACTAAACCCAACCGGTCAGTTCTTCGCACAGCAGCCCAAAGCGGCCGTCCACTCTTCGGGCAAGGCTGCTTTGGGCGCGTTATGCTGGTGTGTCACCAGGGCGGCGCTGGGCCAGAGCGGCCCACCATTCGCCGTCGGTCTGCGTCTGCCGCAGGTCAAGCCCGGCGGTCGTCAGAGCTGCTGCTACGCCGGCCTGTCGTTCGCTGAGAATACCGGCCGCGATGAGGTGTCCCTGCGGACGCAGAACACGCGCCAAATCCGATGCCAGCGCCGTGATGACCTCGGCGGTCAGGTTGGCCAGCACCAGATCGAAGTGGCCGTCCGGGTAGGCGGTGACGCTTCCGACGTGCATCTGAAGGCGCTCACCAATGCCGTTGCCCTGGGCGTTGGCGGCGGCAATGGCAACCGCATCGGGGTCGGTATCGCAGGCGCTGCACACCACAGCGGGGAACAGCTTTGCCGCCGCAATGGCCAGAATGCCCGTTCCGGTGCCCACGTCGAGTAACCGCTCCGGTGTTGTGGGGAGCTGTTCAAGCAGTGTCAGGCAGGCTTGCGTCGTGGCATGCGTGCCAGTGCCAAACGCCATGCCGGGTTCGATGACAAGGCGCAGGCGGCCCTGCCATTCGAGGTTGGCTTCGGCTTCAGCGCGCCGCCATGGCGGAACGATGAGCCACCGCTGTCCAACGGGCTGAACCTTCCAGTCGGCTTTCCACTTCGCCAGCCAGTCTTCATGTGGACGGCGCTCGATGGCGAAATCCCGGAGATGCCCTTCGTGGTCGTCAAATGCCGCCAGTGTGTGTTCGAGCGCCGCCAGCAGGTTTTCGGCCGCCGGGGCTTCCGGGAAGTAGGCGCGCAGGGTTGTGCTGGTGTCCGTCTCGGCGACGGTTTCGAGACCCTGGGCGCCAGCCTGCCAGAAGGTCTCGCCAATGGCTTCAGCGGTGTGGGCCGGGACGGTGACGTGAACGATGTAGAAGTCCATCCTCGAATCCGATCATGCGCGTTACGCCCGAAAAAGGAACTGGCTGCAATCGCGGCCGTGCTCCCGCCGACGCAGGCCGCCTAGCGAATGCCCAGTTCGTCAAGGCAGCGTTCGTTGTTACGCCAGTGTGGCTCGACTTTGACGAAGATTTCGAGAAAAACGTGGCGGCCCAGCATCGTCTCGATCTCGGCACGGGCGGCAGCGGCCATATCCCGCAGGCGCAGGCCGCCGCGCCCCAGGACAATGGCGCGTTGTGACTGCCGTTCCACAAGG
This genomic window contains:
- the ccsA gene encoding cytochrome c biogenesis protein CcsA translates to MSTDALKLESSLTSSPSSPEAKASAWPRSLLFVVPILAATALVLVRAFGTAPTVLREGNLTVLALLAYLGATAAFVMWMLGRESLLQRIGIGTMAFGYVMNLAAWGIRWIEYIEFEKTKPAMQAIWHTLPLMEKITHTYPLNNLYDIGLAFTGFAVLSSLILTTQDKYRFIGAVTMPLAALTLTLVVFLGSEVTTLQPILRSYWRPIHVSIAAISYGVCLVSFGIALLYLLKDGVRIESMALCVAIFGLVTYATIGDFKVLTTGTYGLGVRWMGSGLNLSGGGALRATLPGVGTLMQLGWLVYAAAGIALAVYFFRNDQLARQWGNRLMVAALIVQVLIFGAIFYRMKSPMDINAAIHPGQHQAFGAWLAKRSDIDPATLAPQQLQAEGARWLNQNASALEISFNSNPVELATILTLIACTVFVVLFAWRGAAMLEKLPSLDTLDDLTYKTVSVAFPLLLMMLVTGAVWANESWGTYWSWDPKETWALVTWLAYAGYLHTRIVHGWKGRTSAYFAVLGFIFVLFTYLGVSFLLPGLHSYAGVD
- a CDS encoding 50S ribosomal protein L11 methyltransferase, which gives rise to MDFYIVHVTVPAHTAEAIGETFWQAGAQGLETVAETDTSTTLRAYFPEAPAAENLLAALEHTLAAFDDHEGHLRDFAIERRPHEDWLAKWKADWKVQPVGQRWLIVPPWRRAEAEANLEWQGRLRLVIEPGMAFGTGTHATTQACLTLLEQLPTTPERLLDVGTGTGILAIAAAKLFPAVVCSACDTDPDAVAIAAANAQGNGIGERLQMHVGSVTAYPDGHFDLVLANLTAEVITALASDLARVLRPQGHLIAAGILSERQAGVAAALTTAGLDLRQTQTDGEWWAALAQRRPGDTPA